The window TTCCTGGTGACGTTTCCCTAAAACCTCCAGCATATCCTTGACCATCGCTTTCAGGTCGTAATCCGGTTTCCAGCCCCACTCCTGCCGTGCTGCGGAATCGTCAATTGACTCGGGCCAGGAATCGGCAATCGCCTGACGGAAGTCCGGTTCATAGGTGACTTCAAAATCCGGAATGTATCGTTTAATCTCGGCGGCTAACTCTTCGGCTGAGAAACTCATTGCGGTAACATTGAAGTCGCAGTGATGTTTCAAATTCTCCACCGGTGCCTCAGCAAGCATAATCGTCGATTTAATACAGTCCGGCATATACATCATCGGCAACCGGGTATCAGCACGCAGGAAACATTTATAACGCTTGAACTTGATTGCCGCATAGAAAATCTCCACCGCATAGTCGGTTGTACCGCCACCGGGTAGCGTTACATTGGAAATAATTCCCGGGTAGCGCAACCCGCGCACATCAAGCCCGAAACGACGAAAATAGTAATCCCCTAACAGTTCACCGGCAACCTTGGTAATTCCGTACATCGTGCGGGGTTTGAGAATCGTCTCATTCGGCGTGTTCTGGCGCGGGGTTTCCGGTCCAAACACCGCAATTGAACTGGGCACAATCACCCGTGCCATATTATGCTCTCGTGCCACCTCAAGCACATTATAGAGCCCATTGATATTAACATCCCACGCTAACTGCGGATTTTTCTCGCCCGCGGCAGAAAGTATCGCCGCCAGATGGAAAATGGTATCAATATTATGCTTCTTAACTACCTCCTCTATTGTATCGCGCTTCGCCACATCGATAAAATAAAACGGACCGGATTCCAGCAACTCCTTACTGGGCTGGGTCTTTCTACCGGTGGCAATAACATTTTCTGCCCCATAGCGGGCGCGCAGTGCCAGCGTCAATTCAGAACCAATCTGACCAACAGCGCCCGTAACAAGGATTTTCTTCATCTCTCTCGTTTTGCTCATCATCTTCTCCTTTCAAATTTGTTTGTAAATATTTAATCAAATATAACCACAATGATACAAAATGCAAGTATAGACAAACCGCCTCGTTTTGCTATACTCCACAATAAACAGCAGGTTGTCACGGTGAGTGTAGCTCAACCTGGTTAGAGCACCTGACTGTGGATCAGGATGTTGGGGGTTCGAATCCCCTCACTCACCCTGAAACAAAATGAGTGATGCGTCCGTAGCTCAACTGGATAGAGCGCCGGGCTTCGAACCCGTAGGCTGCGCGTTCGAGTCGCGCCGGACGCAGGAAAAAGAAAAAATTTATACCCCGCTAGCTCAACTTGGCAGAGCAGCGGATTCTTAATCCGCGGGTTGCAGGTTCAAGTCCTGCGCGGGGTACTGAAATTTGATTATGCTCACCATATTCTGCCTGCTTACGGCGTTTAACACCGAGTTTGTGTGCGTCGCCCCAAAAACATCTGTCCCCAACCTGAACACCAGAAAGGTGTGGGTGTTTTTTACCGATAAAGGCGTGTTTAACGAAAACCAGTATCAGACCGCCTTGAACGCTTTAAGACAAAAAACCACCCCCCTTGCGCAACTGGACTTTTACGACCTGCCAGTGCGCACATCTTACATTCGCCAGATTGAAGCACTTGGTGCCCGAATGCGCTGCGTCTCCAACTGGCTTAACGCCGCCAGTTTTGATATGCCGCCGGAACTCGCCTCACAAATCTATCAACTGCCATTTGTTTATGACATCAGACCGGTGGGAATTCGCACCGAGATAGACCGCGAAATCACATTCCCCATTCCCCAACCTTTACCACCGATGCGCAAAGTCGATACTGCCGAAGCCCATCGATTCTACGGCGCCTCCTATGACCAGGCGCAGATGCTTGGTGTACCGGAAATATTCTATCGCGGCTATCTCGGCTCCGGGGTAAAACTGGCGCTTTTTGACACCGGCATCAAACTGAAGCATACCGCAGTAAAAGGAATTCGCATCGCCCGCCAGTATGACTTTATCTCCGGCGATAACTTCTATCACCAGAGAGGTATGCACTCCGAACCAGCCCCAATTCCTTCGCTCCGCTACCTTGGCCTTGTTAAAGACCCGGCACTCGTCAATACCCAAAACACCCTGATGCTTACATTCGTTGCTGACAGTTTTAACTACCCCTATGGTTTGCCAGCCCGTGCCCTGTTCCTCTCCAGTTCAACCGACCAAGGTGAGACCTGGAGCGAACCCGTTGCCCTTGCCATTTCCCGGCCTTACTACTACACCTATGAAAACCTCCAGATGATTTCCCGGGACTCGGTCACCTACCTCGCCTTCAACGAACTGAACCTTAACCCTGGTGGACAACCGATTTGCTATCTCGGCTACTTTACAAACACCACCTGGCGCAACCGGCTAACGGTCGGAAACGGTAAAAAACCATCTCTCACAATATTTGAAGACACCCTGTATTTCGTTTATATCACCAGCGACTCCTCAATCACATTCAAAAAATATTCCATCACCCAGCCCGCCCCAACACTCTTGCTAACCACCACGGTCAATTACCAAGAACCCATCAGTGAACTCCTGATAACGGCTGGACCGGCAGGAGTTATCAATCTAATTGCCCTCTGCCGAACATCCGGTAAAATTGCCCAGCTCCGTTCTACCGATGGTGGCAACACCTTCAACACCACCGGTACAATTGTATCCCAATCGGCACGAATGATTAAACTGTATCCCCATTCCACTACAACCGCAACCAAACTCCTCCTCTACCTTGATGACAACCAACCGCCCTTCACCCGCCTAAATGCAAAACTTTCTAACGACTACGGCACAACCTGGGACATTGGCTCAGTGGTTGACAGCGCCTTAAACATCGGCGACTTCACTGCCCTCATCGGTGACGAAATAAAACTGGTCTACGAATCAAACGGCGTATTGTACCGGTGTGCGAGCGCCGATTATGGAACAACCTGGCAGACTGCCGTACCCATTGACACGATTGGTTTTTCAGTTGCTCCTCGTCTGGTAGCAATAGACGGCAACGACCTCCTCCTCTGGTTGCGCCGCGGTGACGAAAATGCGGTCTGGGAAGATGCCGACACCTTAAAATTCTCCCGCGAACAACCCAATCACGGTACCCGTATGGCGTCAATCATCGCCGGGTACCAACCTTACTCGTTAATGGGCATCGCGCCGGCGGTTGACCTCTTTGTTGCCCGAACCGAATTTCACAAAACCGCCAGCAACCGCTACTACGAATACAATATGGAAGAAGACACCTATATCCAAGCACTGGAATGGGCAGCAAGAACTGGCGCTGACATCGTCTCCACCTCACTTGGTTACCGCGACTTCTATCGCGACGAACAGTTTGACGGCAAAACAATCCCGGTTTCCATCGCCTCTGACCTTGCAACCAAAAAGGGTCTGCTTGTCGTAACCGCAATGGGCAATCGCGACTCAACCACTCATCCCTGGCCCCAGCCCTACATTGTTGCCCCGGGCGACGCAGAAGGTGTTATCACCTGTGGTGGCGTGCAAAAAAATATGCTACCCTGGCGTGGTACCGGCATCGGACCAACGGCCGATGGTAGAATCAAACCAGACCTTGTTGCCCTTGCCGACACCGTTGCTGTTGCTGCCCCGGACTCAGAAAACCTCCTTGAAGGGAGCGCTGGCACATCATGTGCCACCGCGCTCATTGCCGGCTGTGCCGCACTGCTGAAAGAAGCCCACCCCAGTTGGACCGTTGATTCAATCAAAACGGCTTTGTTTATGACCGCCTCTTTAGCGGTGAAAAGTTGCACCTTTGGCTTTGGTGTACCCCGGGTGGACTCGGCGTTCAAAATCTTTCCGCCTGTACCTCAGGCAACGCCCGTTGCCAGAAATGAAATCGGCAAAATCTTCCCCAATCCTTTCAAAACCCCAGGCAACGACCGGATTTTTTTCGGATTAAACATCGCCCGCGTTACCCCGGATGCGAGCATCACCATTTACACAATCAATGGGACACCGGTCATAACCCTGCCAATCAACACCCGCAAATTATCAAGCCCGGGAAGATACTACGACATTCCGCTGCTTGAAGAAATCAACGCCTGCTGGGACGGCAAAAACGAGGCGGGCAAACCGGTTGCGTCCGGGTTGTACATCGCTGTGCTCAAGACAACCTTTGGCAGGAGTGCATCAAAATTTGCCCTGATACGCAAACCTTGATTTCTGCTCTTTTATCCGGTATATTTTATCTTGTTCCAGCGTAGCTCAATCGGTAGAGCATCCGGCTGTTAACCGGAGGGTCGCAGGTTCGAGCCCTGCCGCTGGAGTTTTACATCGTAACCACGCAATTCACTTTTAACAAAACTGTCCATTGTTCTTGACATCTGTCACCTAACAGTTATCGCGATATAATCCCTTTTCGATACTATCACCAAATAAATTTGCACCCTGAAACTGAAGCAATGACTGATTTATACTCAGAAACGAAAACGGTGCTTTCTAACCTCTCGCTAATTACTCACACACATCTTATTAATGCCAATCGGAAAAATGGCAGGTTGGTAAAATGCTACGGGCAAGATAAACCTTCCCTGTAGTCAATCAATGATGCGGTTAATTCTGTTTAACGCTAACTTACCATTAGTAATGCAAGTTAAGAGTCTGGTATAATCAGATGACGTTACCATAACCGTCTTGCTGTCGGATACTATCCCGGAAAGGGTCCAGAGGGTCGTTCTCTATACGGTATCAGGAATAATCCGTAACTGTTGATACTGTGCAGGTTAACCTCCTATTCTCGGAAAAGCACAGTTAATTTTTGTCCGTTTTGGTCTCTAATTAATGAATGGCTTGATAACACGGACTCTTTTAACGCGGCACAGACAAAAAAGTAAG is drawn from candidate division WOR-3 bacterium and contains these coding sequences:
- a CDS encoding L-threonine 3-dehydrogenase — translated: MKKILVTGAVGQIGSELTLALRARYGAENVIATGRKTQPSKELLESGPFYFIDVAKRDTIEEVVKKHNIDTIFHLAAILSAAGEKNPQLAWDVNINGLYNVLEVAREHNMARVIVPSSIAVFGPETPRQNTPNETILKPRTMYGITKVAGELLGDYYFRRFGLDVRGLRYPGIISNVTLPGGGTTDYAVEIFYAAIKFKRYKCFLRADTRLPMMYMPDCIKSTIMLAEAPVENLKHHCDFNVTAMSFSAEELAAEIKRYIPDFEVTYEPDFRQAIADSWPESIDDSAARQEWGWKPDYDLKAMVKDMLEVLGKRHQEGKLGWPQ
- a CDS encoding S8 family serine peptidase, encoding MLTIFCLLTAFNTEFVCVAPKTSVPNLNTRKVWVFFTDKGVFNENQYQTALNALRQKTTPLAQLDFYDLPVRTSYIRQIEALGARMRCVSNWLNAASFDMPPELASQIYQLPFVYDIRPVGIRTEIDREITFPIPQPLPPMRKVDTAEAHRFYGASYDQAQMLGVPEIFYRGYLGSGVKLALFDTGIKLKHTAVKGIRIARQYDFISGDNFYHQRGMHSEPAPIPSLRYLGLVKDPALVNTQNTLMLTFVADSFNYPYGLPARALFLSSSTDQGETWSEPVALAISRPYYYTYENLQMISRDSVTYLAFNELNLNPGGQPICYLGYFTNTTWRNRLTVGNGKKPSLTIFEDTLYFVYITSDSSITFKKYSITQPAPTLLLTTTVNYQEPISELLITAGPAGVINLIALCRTSGKIAQLRSTDGGNTFNTTGTIVSQSARMIKLYPHSTTTATKLLLYLDDNQPPFTRLNAKLSNDYGTTWDIGSVVDSALNIGDFTALIGDEIKLVYESNGVLYRCASADYGTTWQTAVPIDTIGFSVAPRLVAIDGNDLLLWLRRGDENAVWEDADTLKFSREQPNHGTRMASIIAGYQPYSLMGIAPAVDLFVARTEFHKTASNRYYEYNMEEDTYIQALEWAARTGADIVSTSLGYRDFYRDEQFDGKTIPVSIASDLATKKGLLVVTAMGNRDSTTHPWPQPYIVAPGDAEGVITCGGVQKNMLPWRGTGIGPTADGRIKPDLVALADTVAVAAPDSENLLEGSAGTSCATALIAGCAALLKEAHPSWTVDSIKTALFMTASLAVKSCTFGFGVPRVDSAFKIFPPVPQATPVARNEIGKIFPNPFKTPGNDRIFFGLNIARVTPDASITIYTINGTPVITLPINTRKLSSPGRYYDIPLLEEINACWDGKNEAGKPVASGLYIAVLKTTFGRSASKFALIRKP